In Zea mays cultivar B73 chromosome 7, Zm-B73-REFERENCE-NAM-5.0, whole genome shotgun sequence, the following proteins share a genomic window:
- the LOC109940805 gene encoding salivary acidic proline-rich phosphoprotein 1/2-like — protein sequence MMQGMLMQMYSAQMGSPMGPQFTRPSQSGQTPNTNETQGSETGQGNPQMDIQWSMPPRGQILPPPQPGMGYWPPPPWGYPTHPMGPWGRPPWPTQPLPSHAIQQI from the exons ATGTATAGTGCTCAGATGGGATCTCCAATGGGACCCCAGTTCACCCGTCCGTCACAATCTGGACAGACCCCAAACACCAACGAAACACAG GGTTCTGAGACCGGACAAGGAAACCCACAGATGGACATTCAGTGGTCGATGCCTCCTAGAGGACAGATTCTTCCTCCTCCACAACCAGGTATGGGATATTGGCCACCACCACCATGGGGATATCCTACACATCCAATGGGGCCTTGGGGACGCCCCCCATGGCCAACACAGCCACTTCCGTCACATGCG ATTCAGCAGATCTGA